The sequence AGATATCCTGTATCTGCAAGTCAATGTTGCTTATATTTCCCCTGCTTGCAAGCTCCATGATCTGGGAGATATCCTGGGTTTTTAAAAGGAGGCTTGAAAGGCCGAGGATGGTTCCGCCTCCAATGCCGATTCCTCCGGTATGGACAATCTTATCTCCGTTTACCTGGACAAGAGAGGTTCCTGTTCCCATGCTCACGACGATTAAGTCATTTAACCCTGTAAAGTATTGTCCTCCAAGACCATTGCAGGTGAACTCGTCTACCTTATAAGTAGGAATTCCATATAAAGGCTGGTCTACGTATGCGCTGCCAACCCCTGTGATCATAATCTTTTCAATTTCATTCAACTGGATGTTGTTTTCATAGATGAATTTTCCAAGAGCTCCAAACAGAGATGCAATTGGGTTATCAGCTTTAACAAAAGTAGGAATTTTTAATTTATTATCTTGAAATCCTACAATTTTAGTGGTACTTCCTCCAAGATCAATTCCAATTGTAATTTTCATAATTTTTAAATCCTCATATTCTTATATATAAAAAATATAACCGTACCTATGAAAAATGTATTTAAGGTAACATAATTATATTTCCCCGCAGAAAACCTTGCGGTTCAAGGCTTACTATATCATACATGATGCGCATTGCCAAGTTTTTAAATCCGTCCAAAGTCCGTATTTCGTTCTTTTTTCTTAGAATAAACCGGGAAATAGATGCTCAGAATATAACTTATCAGAAATCACTTTTCAGATTTCTGATAAAAGGCAGTATTTTACTGCCGTCCATCCGATTGCAAATTCTTTTTTGTTTTCACAATATAAATTATCTGAGCTTGCAGCGTAAGGGGAGATAAAAGGACTGCTTTTTAACCGTTCATCTGATTATCAGGAGTGTTTTTTGCTTATGACAGTATGTTTTATAAGAAAAAGAGCAGAGCGCTCAGAAGAGTTATCATGTTAAAGTCAAAATATAAGATTTGAATAAAAAATAGCTTGAACCTTGTATTTTTTTGTAAAATATAACATTGACAAAAAAATAACAATGACATATAATGAAGTTACGGTAGATCGTTAAAAAAATATCGATATAAAAATATCTATATAACTATTTAACCTATTTAAAAATTGGAGGAAAATCATGATGGCAAAGAAAGAAGAACAGGTAAGAATTCCTGATATCATTGATAGTGTAGATGCCCTGATTGCAAAGATGGAAGCCATGAGAGAGGCTCAGAGAGTATTTGCTTCCTTCACCCAGGAACAGGTGGATAAGATCTTTTATGAAGCAGCAAGTGCTGCCAATAAGTTAAGAATTCCTCTGGCAAAAATGGCTGTAGAAGAAACCGGCATGGGTGTTGTGGAAGATAAGGTCATTAAGAACAACTATGCTGCAGAATATATTTATAACACTTATAAGGACACCAAGACCTGCGGTGTGATCGAAGAAGATAAGGCATTTGGCATTAAGAAAATTGCAGAGCCTATTGGTCTGATTGCGGCAGTTATCCCTACCACAAACCCAACTTCAACTGCTATCTTTAAGACACTGATCAGCTTAAAGACCAGAAATGCTATCATGATTTCCCCTCATCCCCGTGCAAAGAATTCTACCATTGCGGCTGCAAAGGTGGTTCTTGATGCCGCTGTCAAAGCCGGCGCACCGGAAGGGATCATCGGATGGATCGACGTTCCTTCTCTGGAACTGACCAATGAGGTCATGAGAAGCGCAGATATCATTCTGGCAACCGGCGGCCCAGGAATGGTGAAGGCTGCATATTCTTCCGGAAAACCAGCCCTTGGCGTTGGTGCAGGCAATACCCCTGTAATCATTGATGATACGGCGGATATTAAGATGGCAGTCAGCTCCATCATTCATTCCAAGACCTTTGATAATGGTATGATCTGTGCTTCTGAGCAGTCTGTAACAGTACTTGAACCTATTTATGATGCGGTTAAAAAAGAGTTTGCTGCAAGAGGATGCTATTTCCTGAAGGAAGACGAACTGAATAAGGTTCGTAAGACCATTATTATCAACGGAGCCTTAAATGCAAAGATCGTAGGCCAGAAAGCCCACACCATTGCAAAGCTTGCAGGCGTGGAAGTTCCTGAATCCGCAAAGATCCTGATCGGTGAAGTTGAAAGCGTTAATATTGAAGAAGAATTCGCACATGAGAAGCTGTCACCGGTTCTGGCTATGTATAAGGCTAAGACCTTTGATGAAGCCATTGAGAAGGCAGAACAGCTGGTTGCTGACGGCGGTTACGGACATACCTCTTCTCTCTATATAAATGTAAATGAAAAAGAGAAAATGGAAAAGCATGCAGCGGCTATGAAGACCTGCCGTATCCTGGTGAATACTCCATCTTCTCACGGCGGAATCGGCGATATTTACAACTTCAAGCTTCAGCCATCCCTGACTCTGGGCTGTGGTTCCTGGGGCGGAAACTCTGTTTCTGAAAACGTTGGGGTTAAGCATTTGCTGAATATTAAGACCGTTGCTGAGAGGAGAGAGAACATGCTGTGGTTCAGAAATCCGGAAAAGGTTTACTTTAAAAAGGGTTGTATGCCTGTCGCACTTAGCGAATTAAAGGATGTATATAACAAAAAGAGAGCATTTATAGTAACAGACTCCTTCCTTTACATGAACGGTTATACCAAACCGATTACAGATAAATTAGATGAAATGGGCATTGTTTACTCCG is a genomic window of Lacrimispora sphenoides containing:
- the coaW gene encoding type II pantothenate kinase, whose protein sequence is MKITIGIDLGGSTTKIVGFQDNKLKIPTFVKADNPIASLFGALGKFIYENNIQLNEIEKIMITGVGSAYVDQPLYGIPTYKVDEFTCNGLGGQYFTGLNDLIVVSMGTGTSLVQVNGDKIVHTGGIGIGGGTILGLSSLLLKTQDISQIMELASRGNISNIDLQIQDISKKPLPGLPLSATASNFGKVRNLVSDEDIAAGIINMVLQVIGKSAILSSLNSNINNFVMTGNLAKFPQCKGVFQSLETMFQVHFIIPDQAEYGTAIGAALTEERHMEMRQILHPSDNKPL
- the adhE gene encoding bifunctional acetaldehyde-CoA/alcohol dehydrogenase — its product is MAKKEEQVRIPDIIDSVDALIAKMEAMREAQRVFASFTQEQVDKIFYEAASAANKLRIPLAKMAVEETGMGVVEDKVIKNNYAAEYIYNTYKDTKTCGVIEEDKAFGIKKIAEPIGLIAAVIPTTNPTSTAIFKTLISLKTRNAIMISPHPRAKNSTIAAAKVVLDAAVKAGAPEGIIGWIDVPSLELTNEVMRSADIILATGGPGMVKAAYSSGKPALGVGAGNTPVIIDDTADIKMAVSSIIHSKTFDNGMICASEQSVTVLEPIYDAVKKEFAARGCYFLKEDELNKVRKTIIINGALNAKIVGQKAHTIAKLAGVEVPESAKILIGEVESVNIEEEFAHEKLSPVLAMYKAKTFDEAIEKAEQLVADGGYGHTSSLYINVNEKEKMEKHAAAMKTCRILVNTPSSHGGIGDIYNFKLQPSLTLGCGSWGGNSVSENVGVKHLLNIKTVAERRENMLWFRNPEKVYFKKGCMPVALSELKDVYNKKRAFIVTDSFLYMNGYTKPITDKLDEMGIVYSVFSDVQPDPTLANAQAGAAAMKAFQPDTIIALGGGSAMDAAKIMWVMYEHPEVDFQDMAMRFMDIRKRVYTFPKMGEKAYFVAIPTSSGTGSEVTSFAVITDQETGVKYPLADYELMPNMAIVDADNMMSQPKGLTSASGIDVMTHALEAYASIMASDYTDGLALKSMKNVFNYLPIAYNDGTNVEARCKMADASCMAGMAFNNAFLGVCHSMAHKLGAYHHLPHGVANALLITLVMDFNACEVPTKMGTFPQYEYPHTLARYAECARFCGIEGKDDADLLKKFIAKIEELKKAVGIKATIKEYGIDEKHFLNTLDEMVENAFDDQCTGANPRYPLMSEIKEMYLKAYYGK